A region from the Lysobacter antibioticus genome encodes:
- a CDS encoding caspase family protein has product MNRLIGATFFLVAACAFAEGVGAQPASQRYALLVGIDDYAEQDVAKLNYAADDALALADSLARQGYVVTILLDENATRQRIVEHLAIMQESLKPEDTFVLFYAGHGLLRESNHQVYWLNYKGNPRRPDLDGLRLQHVAEMVSELPATRKLILLDHCYSGNYSGRLVIANDSTTPSVATPNPGPTTSVASREAIPVQMLQNLDDAGVQGHASGERVMFIVAASRGAALEFTEERHGIFTYVLLRALAEESADTARDGGLSITELNDFLGAQVDRMSREKGFEQRTRTKMMQTDDLGTARWQPFFRKLTQAEIDTRQAGYRERLRIWSNKGLLDPRVQTLSEELLLRWKNTDPSITMDERDERAIASMRWLLDDIGLEDSVAAPIFSERIRIWGGQ; this is encoded by the coding sequence ATGAACAGATTGATCGGCGCGACGTTCTTCCTGGTGGCCGCATGCGCGTTCGCGGAAGGCGTCGGCGCCCAACCCGCATCGCAGCGGTATGCCTTGCTCGTGGGAATCGATGATTACGCCGAACAGGACGTGGCAAAGCTCAACTATGCAGCCGATGACGCACTAGCCCTGGCTGACAGCCTCGCGCGACAGGGCTACGTCGTGACGATTTTGCTGGATGAGAACGCCACCCGGCAGCGCATCGTCGAGCACTTGGCGATCATGCAGGAGTCCTTGAAGCCCGAGGACACCTTCGTGCTTTTCTACGCCGGACATGGGCTCCTGCGCGAATCCAACCACCAGGTCTACTGGCTCAACTACAAGGGCAACCCGAGGCGACCGGACCTGGACGGCCTGCGACTCCAGCATGTCGCCGAAATGGTCAGCGAACTTCCCGCCACGAGGAAACTGATCCTGCTCGACCACTGCTATTCGGGTAACTATTCCGGGAGGCTGGTCATCGCAAACGACAGCACCACGCCGAGCGTCGCCACGCCGAATCCCGGCCCGACAACGTCCGTCGCCAGTCGCGAGGCAATCCCCGTGCAGATGCTGCAGAACCTCGATGATGCGGGCGTCCAGGGACACGCATCAGGAGAGAGGGTCATGTTCATCGTGGCGGCCTCGCGCGGTGCCGCCCTCGAATTCACCGAGGAGCGGCATGGGATTTTCACCTACGTGCTGCTCCGGGCCCTTGCGGAGGAATCGGCGGACACGGCCAGGGACGGCGGGTTGTCGATCACGGAGTTGAACGATTTCCTCGGGGCGCAGGTGGATCGGATGTCCAGGGAAAAGGGCTTCGAGCAGAGGACGCGGACGAAAATGATGCAGACGGACGATCTGGGAACGGCGCGTTGGCAGCCTTTCTTCCGCAAGTTGACGCAAGCGGAAATCGACACGCGCCAAGCGGGCTACCGGGAGCGACTGCGCATCTGGTCGAACAAGGGCCTGTTGGATCCGAGGGTGCAGACCCTCTCCGAGGAGCTCCTGCTCCGGTGGAAGAACACCGACCCATCGATCACGATGGATGAGCGTGACGAAAGGGCCATCGCGTCTATGCGCTGGCTGTTGGACGACATCGGGTTGGAGGATTCCGTGGCAGCACCGATCTTCAGCGAGCGGATCAGGATCTGGGGTGGGCAATGA
- a CDS encoding HEAT repeat domain-containing protein, with protein sequence MKNDSGTSAVIVTAGDGQDDATRRLAVVLGEHYGMSGRRISYLAGARATGQEIEAGLFQAIRGLRPHDVLFVFVALKLDQADAGLESILVTTDYDPKKPWSGLPTIALRNMASMASAGTLVMIYPDCALGKSDLGYIGKGSLLEQTTEGSSQALISYCPPGDDTGQFERVLADQLAEFAKEPTTRAPWQGKNERGLVSVAAVANRLRETAADFRISAQANAGGGWMRVFTPGSVPPVSAPQLQRELAMAAATDAIAGNDPVIQIEAIQALADAKWPAAQGEFARLLGTSPVAAVRIASARALGLYPNEDSRIALTAAAADSDPGVRVEAMSAIARLGALPAVDTTLGGGLTDSDPRVRAAAVYGLGQQWSIMDSARSDVVASSVAGLVGADPDEDVRAAAAWSLAQGKRTEAVGEVEQLATSQSSTSVRVAAVEALGELSMPGSVSTLVAVAQDRSATGQDMRLRLAAIRSLGKLNIPAAGDTLLALSTDADSTVAKIASSALVDSRALSASALQLAADPDKGAERRTQAIQILGRNDDPESSGVLMELLGDPDVAIRAEATSALGGRSDSAVELGTLLRDPAETIEVRTSAVEALGKMETATAYALLSNAATDPNVEVRAVVATAIGRSFETTKPVDILLQLAGDNSPLVRAPAAKSLGRFTSHRSVRKMLEDIALNDTAPSVREIAVQALRTAKIEAGAPSQAGVTVRGLGRFREEQKKWHIGVFWCEGPGAEQLKRQAETYVAELEKFAREINTETEVISRIDLRPISERTNAFPNYQITQNEIRYESGSQSERKWADRLKIGTGERFVSRPVTKATPGYVSVFLCSAQLADK encoded by the coding sequence GTGAAAAACGACAGCGGCACCAGTGCCGTAATCGTGACTGCGGGAGATGGTCAGGACGATGCGACGCGTCGATTGGCCGTGGTGCTGGGTGAGCACTACGGAATGAGCGGCAGGCGCATCAGCTACCTCGCAGGAGCGCGCGCTACCGGCCAGGAGATCGAGGCCGGCTTGTTCCAGGCCATCCGGGGACTGCGTCCGCACGACGTGCTGTTCGTGTTCGTTGCCCTGAAGCTGGACCAGGCAGACGCAGGCCTGGAATCGATCCTGGTCACCACTGACTACGACCCCAAGAAACCCTGGTCGGGACTGCCAACCATCGCACTGAGGAACATGGCCTCGATGGCGAGCGCCGGGACGCTGGTGATGATCTACCCGGACTGCGCGCTCGGCAAATCCGACCTCGGCTACATCGGGAAAGGATCGCTGCTGGAACAGACGACGGAGGGCTCGTCGCAGGCCCTCATTTCGTATTGCCCACCTGGGGACGACACTGGGCAATTCGAGCGTGTGCTGGCGGATCAGCTCGCGGAATTTGCAAAAGAGCCGACCACTCGCGCGCCCTGGCAGGGTAAGAATGAGCGTGGGCTGGTGAGCGTGGCCGCCGTGGCGAATCGACTGCGGGAAACGGCCGCGGACTTCCGGATTTCCGCCCAGGCCAACGCGGGCGGTGGCTGGATGCGTGTGTTCACACCCGGCTCCGTCCCTCCTGTCTCCGCCCCGCAGTTGCAGCGTGAACTGGCCATGGCTGCGGCGACGGACGCGATAGCGGGCAACGACCCGGTCATCCAAATCGAAGCCATCCAGGCCCTCGCGGACGCGAAGTGGCCTGCCGCCCAAGGCGAGTTCGCAAGGCTTTTGGGAACATCGCCAGTTGCCGCTGTGCGCATCGCATCGGCGCGCGCGCTCGGGTTGTATCCGAACGAGGACAGCCGGATCGCCCTGACCGCGGCCGCGGCGGATTCCGATCCTGGCGTGCGGGTAGAGGCGATGTCGGCGATCGCCCGGCTCGGCGCCTTGCCTGCCGTGGACACCACGCTCGGTGGTGGGCTGACCGACAGCGACCCACGCGTGCGTGCGGCCGCTGTCTACGGGCTGGGCCAGCAATGGTCGATCATGGACAGCGCGAGATCCGACGTCGTTGCCTCGAGCGTGGCGGGGCTCGTTGGCGCCGACCCCGACGAAGACGTCCGCGCGGCTGCCGCCTGGAGCCTCGCCCAGGGCAAGCGAACGGAGGCAGTCGGCGAGGTAGAGCAATTGGCAACCAGCCAGTCCTCCACCAGCGTTCGCGTCGCTGCAGTGGAGGCACTTGGCGAACTGTCCATGCCCGGGTCGGTTTCCACCTTGGTCGCGGTGGCGCAGGATCGCTCGGCGACCGGTCAGGACATGCGACTTCGTCTGGCCGCCATTCGAAGCCTTGGCAAGCTGAACATTCCCGCGGCAGGCGATACCCTGCTGGCCCTGAGCACCGACGCCGACTCGACTGTAGCCAAGATCGCGAGCTCGGCGCTGGTCGACAGCCGGGCCCTGTCGGCGTCCGCCTTGCAGCTGGCTGCAGACCCGGACAAAGGCGCCGAACGACGCACGCAAGCGATCCAGATCCTGGGTCGCAACGACGATCCGGAAAGCTCCGGGGTGTTGATGGAATTGCTGGGCGATCCGGATGTCGCGATCCGTGCCGAGGCCACTTCGGCGCTCGGAGGTCGTAGCGACAGCGCGGTAGAGCTCGGCACCTTGTTGCGCGATCCGGCCGAGACCATCGAAGTCCGCACATCGGCCGTCGAAGCACTCGGAAAGATGGAAACGGCGACGGCGTATGCCCTTCTCTCCAATGCCGCCACCGACCCCAATGTAGAGGTTCGGGCGGTCGTCGCGACGGCGATCGGCAGGAGTTTCGAGACTACGAAACCGGTCGACATCCTGCTCCAACTCGCTGGCGACAACAGCCCGCTGGTGCGCGCCCCCGCGGCGAAGTCTCTTGGAAGATTCACCAGCCACCGCAGCGTCCGCAAGATGCTGGAAGACATAGCGCTCAACGACACCGCGCCGAGCGTCCGAGAGATCGCCGTGCAGGCGCTGCGCACAGCGAAAATCGAAGCAGGCGCACCCTCCCAGGCTGGGGTGACTGTCAGGGGATTAGGCCGGTTCCGGGAGGAGCAGAAGAAGTGGCACATCGGCGTCTTCTGGTGTGAAGGTCCTGGGGCCGAACAGTTAAAGCGCCAGGCGGAAACCTACGTGGCGGAGCTGGAGAAATTCGCCCGCGAGATCAATACGGAAACCGAGGTCATCTCCCGCATCGATCTGCGCCCGATCAGCGAGCGCACCAATGCCTTCCCGAACTACCAGATCACTCAGAACGAAATCCGGTACGAGTCCGGAAGCCAATCGGAGCGCAAGTGGGCCGACCGGCTCAAGATCGGAACGGGTGAGCGTTTCGTTTCCCGCCCCGTCACGAAGGCGACTCCTGGTTACGTGAGCGTATTCCTTTGCTCGGCCCAACTGGCCGACAAGTAG